A genomic window from Oceanobacillus timonensis includes:
- the moaD gene encoding molybdopterin converting factor subunit 1 translates to MIHILLFADLQENLGKASLEYKCDSITIRELKVQLKTAYGLSKIDQVMMAINEEYATEDDIVKSGDTVAFIPPVSGG, encoded by the coding sequence ATGATTCATATTTTACTTTTTGCAGATTTACAGGAAAATTTGGGAAAAGCTAGTTTAGAGTATAAATGTGACTCTATAACGATTAGAGAATTAAAAGTACAACTCAAAACAGCATATGGATTATCTAAAATAGATCAAGTAATGATGGCGATAAATGAGGAATATGCAACGGAGGATGATATTGTGAAATCTGGAGACACAGTAGCTTTTATCCCCCCAGTTAGTGGTGGGTAA
- the glp gene encoding gephyrin-like molybdotransferase Glp — protein sequence MTVVESRKPIKVNEAITRMMNFAKEGSVEYIPIEKSYGRFLGEDLIADHHVPPFDRSPYDGFAVRAMDTDHASSNSPVELKIVGEVGAGSVFERPVAEGEVVRIMTGAQIPNGCNAVFMLEEVNESEKNGKKYIQIKRSVKSGKNISFTGEDTKKGTILTKKGIYITPGVVALLATFGYKKVPVAKKPIIGIIATGSELLEVDEALEPGKIRNSNAYMIQSQITRAGGKALYLGQLSDDFEVCYKQVKDAIDEVDMLITTGGVSVGDYDYLPDIYAKLDCNVLFNKIKMRPGSVTTVAEKNGKLLFGLSGNPSSCYVGFELYTRPAVRKFLHNSHPFLKKEMAQLGADFLKTNPFDRFIRGHMSYQNGRLVANSVGLDKPNVVSSLAKANILIMLPGGTRGYETGMDIPVILLEDQEGMAMEQFFDRDVNSRKG from the coding sequence ATAACTGTGGTAGAAAGTAGAAAGCCAATTAAAGTAAATGAAGCCATCACACGTATGATGAATTTTGCAAAAGAAGGAAGTGTAGAATACATTCCAATTGAAAAAAGTTATGGTCGTTTTCTGGGAGAAGATTTAATCGCCGACCACCATGTCCCTCCATTTGACCGCTCTCCATATGATGGTTTTGCTGTGCGTGCAATGGATACGGATCATGCTTCTAGTAATAGTCCAGTCGAACTGAAAATAGTAGGAGAGGTTGGTGCTGGGAGTGTTTTTGAACGTCCGGTAGCAGAAGGGGAAGTCGTTCGAATTATGACTGGAGCACAGATTCCTAACGGTTGTAACGCTGTCTTTATGCTTGAAGAGGTAAACGAATCAGAAAAAAATGGAAAAAAATATATTCAGATAAAAAGAAGTGTGAAATCAGGAAAAAATATTTCTTTTACTGGTGAGGATACCAAAAAAGGAACAATACTTACAAAGAAGGGAATATATATCACTCCTGGGGTAGTAGCACTACTTGCAACATTTGGTTACAAAAAAGTGCCGGTAGCCAAGAAGCCTATAATTGGAATCATTGCAACTGGCAGTGAATTATTAGAGGTGGATGAAGCTTTGGAACCAGGGAAAATTCGGAACAGCAATGCCTATATGATTCAATCACAAATTACTCGTGCAGGTGGAAAAGCTCTATACCTAGGACAACTTAGTGATGATTTTGAAGTATGCTATAAACAAGTGAAAGATGCCATTGACGAGGTGGATATGCTAATTACTACTGGAGGCGTATCTGTCGGCGATTATGACTATTTACCAGATATTTATGCAAAGCTTGATTGTAATGTTTTGTTCAATAAAATTAAAATGCGACCTGGCAGTGTGACAACGGTAGCTGAAAAAAACGGGAAATTATTATTTGGACTATCCGGGAACCCATCCTCATGCTATGTCGGTTTTGAACTTTATACTCGGCCTGCTGTTCGTAAGTTTTTGCATAATAGTCACCCATTTTTAAAGAAAGAAATGGCTCAACTTGGTGCGGATTTTCTAAAGACCAATCCATTTGATCGTTTTATAAGGGGACATATGAGCTATCAAAACGGTCGTTTAGTTGCAAATTCAGTTGGGTTGGATAAACCAAATGTTGTTTCGTCCTTAGCGAAAGCCAATATTCTCATTATGCTGCCAGGAGGAACCAGAGGTTATGAAACAGGGATGGATATACCAGTCATTCTATTAGAAGATCAGGAAGGAATGGCAATGGAACAATTTTTTGATAGGGATGTCAATTCCAGAAAGGGTTAG
- a CDS encoding molybdenum cofactor biosynthesis protein MoaE, with translation MVNSLYEIVEEPIEVKEIIKKVERREAGAINTFIGTVREWTGGKRTMYLKYQAYQPMAVKMLQKIGAEIEKKWPNSKTAITHRIGELDILDIAVVICVSSPHRKASYEANEYAIERIKQMVPIWKKEHWEDGETWMGDQLENVAYPEGSPDIRGVK, from the coding sequence ATGGTTAATTCATTATACGAGATCGTTGAGGAGCCAATAGAAGTAAAAGAGATTATTAAGAAAGTAGAACGTAGAGAAGCGGGAGCAATTAATACTTTTATTGGTACGGTGCGCGAGTGGACAGGCGGTAAACGTACGATGTATTTAAAATATCAAGCTTACCAACCGATGGCCGTAAAAATGTTACAGAAAATAGGTGCAGAAATTGAAAAGAAATGGCCGAACTCGAAAACAGCTATTACACATCGAATTGGTGAGTTGGATATTTTAGATATTGCTGTGGTTATCTGTGTCTCGTCTCCACACCGAAAGGCATCATATGAAGCAAATGAATATGCGATAGAAAGAATTAAACAAATGGTACCTATTTGGAAGAAAGAACATTGGGAAGATGGAGAGACTTGGATGGGAGACCAATTAGAAAATGTTGCATATCCTGAGGGAAGTCCAGATATAAGGGGTGTGAAATAA